TCAGCTTGTATCCCCAGTTTTCCAAAAAGCTTAGCTTCCAATCCAAAGTTGGTTTTTTGGGAAGTTTCCCATGTAATATCTTGATTTGCGTAGCGTTTCACATCTACACCGGAAAGTGAATAACCATTTAACGTTCCGAAAATTGCACCATTATTACCATTATTCATGTCCACATTGGACAAATAAAAGAAGCGATCAGTAGGGCTTCCAATCTGGTCATTTCCGACAAGCCCATAGGTCGCCCTGAGTTTGAAAAGTGGGAGTATATTTTTTAACGGACTCCAGAACTTTTCATTGGAAACCGTATAAGCTAGACCTGCCGATGGAAAGAATCCAAAGCGATGCGATGTATGAAAACGTTCCGATCCATTATAACCAAAATTAAATTCAGCCGCATACCGTTCATCGTAGACATAGGTAAATCGCCCCGAAAGTCCAAGATTTCTGAAAGGTAATGAGCTTTGTAAATCAGTAGCACCACCGACCTGGCTACTCTTTGCCAATCCAATCAACATACCACTAACACTGTGCACCTTATTAAAGACTTGCTTATAATTTACAGAAAGCTCACTGTAAAAATTAGTTGAAACCTCTTTTTCTCCATTCTGATAATTGAGATATTCAGTGCCGGCAGGAACCCCTTTTAGCGTATTTCCCAACTCATTAATTCCCCGTAGCGTGTAAGATTTTGTCGCGCGGTCATAATTCATTAGGGTATAAAAATATGGATTGTACAGACGCTTTACATCAAAATAAGAATAGCGCTGGGTATTGAACATTCCACGTGCGCTCAATCCCTTTAACAAAAATGAGAAATCCTGGGAAAGTTGAATCTGAGCTGACATATTCGAACGCGAATAATCTTTATAGCCTTTTTGTAGATCAGCATAAGGATTATTGTACTCTGCATCACCATAATTACCGAACATGATATGCTTTACATATTTCGTATCCTCAGTCGGTTCATAACGGGCCGGGAATAAGACTGGATTTGATCGAATAATTTTCTTAAAAATGTCTGTTCCTCCATCGATAGGTCCACGATAGTCGTCGAAAGTTCCCGAGAGACGGGCAATCATTTCTGTTGTCGGTGTTAAATTAATGTTTACATTCGTCCGTAAGGAATAGGTTTTTAAATTGGCATTACTATTAAAATTATTCATGGGATCGACTTTCATAATACCATGATCTTGCGCCAGTGCGCCTGCAACATAATATCGAGCCACTTTACCACCGCCACTCACATTCAGGTTATACCGTTGGTTCATCGTGTAATCTTTGAGCAACATATCTTGCCAATTGGTCATCGGATAGGCTATAGGATCGGTTCCTCGCTCCGTATTGTCTATTTTAGATTTTTGATAAATATATCCACCCAGTGGGTTACGGGCATAACTCGCTTCATTAGCCAATTTCATGTAGGTAATCGGATCTGCGAGTTCAATATTTCTCGTTGCTTGTGACATTGAATTTTCTGCACGGAAAGACAGATTTACTTTCCCTTCCTTACCTTCTTTTGTTGTAATTAGAATTACACCATTGGCACCTCTGGCCCCATAAAGTGCTGTCGAAGTTGCATCCTTCATAATAGAGAAGCTTGCAATATCATCGACCTGCAATCTTGCTAAATCTGTTGATGTTGCTTCAACATTATCGATGAGAATAAGGGGAGAAACCTTATAACCAAAGGTGGTCACTCCACGTACAAAGAAATCGGCATTATCTGCACCCGGCTCCCCACTTCGTTGATATGCAATAACCCCCGCAAGCCGTCCAGCAAGTGCTGTAGTCAAATTGCTTGACGGAATTTTTAATTCTGATGGCTTAATAGATGTAACAGCCCCGACAAGTTCCGTTTTCTTTTGTTTACCAAATGCCACGACCAATACTTCATCAATGTTTTTTGATTCGGGAAACAAGACGATATCGACAATAGATTGATCCCCAATCGATTTTTCTTCTCTTTTCATACCCACATAGACAAAAACTAGTGTCGCGGCCTCTTTGGGCAGGGCGAGTGAAAATCTACCATCTTTATCTGTCATTGCACTTCGGCCAGGGACTTCTTTGCATGACACGCTTACCCCTTGGATCACATTACCCAATGAATCTCGTACCGTCCCCGTAATAATCCGGTCTTTGGCTAAAAGCTTATTAATTAAGGTAATTTCCTTTGTGGGTTTAAGATAAGGATCAATAGACAGCGCACTTCTTAAAGCAGGCTTTGCGTGTGTGGTCAAGGCCGTACTGAAAATAATCATCAATAATGGCTTGAAAACATTGACATTCGGAATAGACAGTCTATTCCCTGGTCGCTTTTGAGAAAAGCAACAATTCATCATAATCTAAAGTTTTGGTTAATACTCTACTAATTAGGTTGAAACAATACCGATAATGATTGCGTATGGTTCGCTTAAGGTATTGTTATAAATTGGTTATTTGCTGTTACAACAACATACTGACCTCCTTTCATTTACTTAAATTTCAGGAATACACAGTAGTAGGACAACCTATATCTTAACGACTATTGATGCTAACTTATCCAAACCCTACTTCTATAAATGACATCGTTGCCAATTCTTCGAGACAAGCTCATAAGCGATTCGTCCTCCTTTCAGCTTTTGCCCACCGTGCGCCTACAGATTCCCTACTCATTCCCTTACGATAGGTAGGGAATCTATAAAGAAAATGAAGAGCTTTTGAAAAAATGGGGCGAACATGAGACGAATTTATGACGAGCATGGTCCGAACAAATAATGAAGCTTAGCTATAACTTATTTATTAGACCTTAAAGCTACCCTTTTCTTAAACTCATCGAGCGTCTCATCGCTCAATCGTCCTTTCATTAGCCAAGCAGAATCGCCGTAAATACCCGCTTTTGTATAGTCAAACGGTTTGAATGCAATCTTGCGGATAGCTTTTTTAGATGAAAATGAAAAATCGTCAGAAAGCGGATTTTTAAAAAGTGGATCGGCACATATGGAATGTGGCTCTTTTAATTTCTTCCAATCCTGCAATGTGTATTTCCCAACAAACTGAGGTACCCCATTGAGATGCCAATACAGATTTGAATCAATGGCCAAAGATCCTTTTTCCCAAGCTCCGGCCAAGGTCTCCCCGCTGTCTTGCAGAATTATATTGTGTTTAAAACTAAAAGACTGATGTGGTTCCGCACGCGTATACTGCGCTTGATAATAATGGCCAAAAGCAAAGATGTTATTTTCAATCTTATTTTCTCGGCCGTAGTGTTGATGAAAACCGCCACTTTTGCATCGATAGACCAGGTTATTGCTCATTTCTACACCTGTTGAACCTTCATCTGTGTAAAGTCCCCATCCCCCATAGTCATAAGACAACACATCATGAATGACATTATGCGTTATTTTGGTCCCCTTAGATTCTCCAAGCGTATACACCGCTCCCATATCAGATAGTTCCCCCCAACCAATATGATGAATATGGTTGTAGGAGACGACATTTCTCACAGCCGGGCTTATTAACTTCGTTTTATGAAATTCAGGTTCGCCTTTTTCGTTCACATGGTGTGTCCAACTATTTGGATCATCATTATATCCCCAAGTCCAACCGACTGAGACACCAGAATAATACAAGTCGGCGATTTCATTATGTGTTATCTGATTATCACTGCTATGAAAAATAGCAACTCCAATTCCACAGGGCAGTTCACGACCTGCCTGCATAATAATGTTGTTATGAATTAAATTGAAACTACTGACTTTTTGGTTACCCGGCCGGAAAAAGGGTACACCAATTTTGATTCCACCCGCACCTAAATCAGCCAGATAACAGTGCTCTACTCGATTATAATGGCATTCTCGTCCTAACCAAATAGCATATGCCCCAGTATGGAGCACTTCACAGTTTATCAAGGAAATATTTTCAGAAAAATCAAAAGACAATGCGGCTTTGGTCAATGCTGCTGCTTGCATGGGATCCTCTCCCATTGGAGGTATCTGGTATTTGGTCGCTTGAAAAGAAATATTTTCAAATGTTATATGTTTGATCGCGTCATTTTCATTCCCCTTAAACACAACTAATTGTTCCAACGTAGGTATCAGTGTCTCGGCCGTATCCATATTCTCCCCAGCCAATGGCATGTAATAGAGGTACCCTGTATTCCTATCCAAATACCATTCACCTGGCGCATCCAATGCTGCCCTGTAGTCATACATGACATAACGACTACCGGCCTGTATCGGATTCCAGGGGTGCATTCCTTTACCGCCCATATAAATAAATGCGGAATCCGGACTGGTATATTCAGGCTTCTTTATGGTGACATCCCATTTGTGATAGAATCTAAATTTTAGATCTGCAAAACCCGCGTGTTTTAACTGCCTTATTTCGTTCCAGTCTTCCCTTTTAAAATCAATGCGTTGTACGGCATAATTTGCAAAACGTACTCCGCTTACAAAATTGGTTTCGACAGCATTTTTCACCGTATACCAATCAACATTCGGGGTACGAGCCAAAATAGCGCGTTTACCATTCACAAAGAGTTGCTCTATAGTCAGACCATAGTGGACGACTTCCGGTATGCGTATCCGATACAACTTATCATCATATTTTTGCCAGCCTTTTATCGCTATACCCCCAATAAAACGAGGCTTATTTTCAGCATCATAACCTCGAATAACAATAGGACGACGAGACGGCTGCTCGATTTCAAAAGGTCGGTCCATATAATAATTTCCGGCCAACACATTGACGAATAAAGTATCATTTTCGCTCCGGCTTTCTAGCCTACCCTTTATCGCTTTATTCAACGAGTAATAGGGTGCAGCCTTTGTCCCATCACTTGTGTCACTCCCTTTGGGGGATAGCCATACAGTTTCATTGGCAAGCAATACAACAGGTATAAATAATATGGAGATTGTTACTAGTATAATCTTTTTCATATCAGGTTTTATCATAGAATGGACTCTTATCGATAAAGTCCACAGAGGTTTTCTTTAACATAAGTTCTTATAGCATTCGAAAATTTCTTCGAATAGGTTCTGTTTATTTTCGTGTCTTGTTTTGTCTTGACAATATGCGCTATTAGAAGTTCTAACGAACTTAGTTTTTCCCTATCATTAAAATAAATATTTCCCATTCCAAAACCAATGGCAAGTAACTGCTTGAGTTCATCTGTATTTAGCTCGACAGACAGCGACTCTAACTCATCGGACAATAAATTGGCAACGCTCTCTTTTCGAACCTTACTATTTTTCAAGGAAAAGTTACTTTTATGAGCTCTACAATACATCAAAGATTCAGGAATATTGACAAAATCTTCTGTTTTTAAAAGTTTTACCGACAGTGCATAATCCTCATTCAGAGGATAGTTGTCTCTGTACTTTGTATTCTTGATAACCTCACTCCGAAACATGACCGAACTGTGCGCAACCGGATTTCCGAATAAAGAAATAAATTCTATTTCATCTGACATACAAGAATATTGTTTTAATCCAACCAGTTTTCCATTTTGATCGATGATGTAATGATCAGATCCCACAGCGGCAACATGTTCCCCCGAAGTGCTTTCAAAAAAGGAAACCTGTTTTTTCAAACGATCTGGATGCATGATATCATCGGCATCCATCCGTGCGATATATTTTCCTTTTGAAAGCTCTATTCCACTATTCAAACTCTTAGTGATCCCTCTATTTGATGTATTCGAAACAATAATCAGCCGCTGATCAGTTTGTTTTTTTAGGATTGCTTTTGTTGCATCTGATGATCCGTCATCAATAGCAATTAATTCAAAATCAGGATAGGTCTGAGAAAAGATGCTTTCCAAGCAATCCGGCAGAAATCTTTCTGCATTAAAACAAGGTAGGACAATTGACACCAACGGCCGGGAAGCAGTTTCGTTTAGAATTTCAATCGTACTTCTAGTCGTCCTTAGATTTTCCAATAAACAGATGGTCTGCTTTATCATGCCTTCTATGGAGAATTTACAGCCTGGATAGCTGTAGTTGATCGTATTGGAACTAGCCGGATCATTGATTGCACTTACTGTCTTACCCCAAAACGGAATAGAACCTTTCGACGGATACCTATGCCAGATCATGAAATTGCTGGCATTTACATTGGCTGAGGTATAGTTCTCATGATCTATGCCTTCATGGTGTTCAGGTTCTATACATTGTAGTTTTTCAGAGGCTATTTTGGAGCAATCAGACTGCTCGCGTTTTAGTTCCATGCAAACATGATCATCTGAAATAGTATCATAATATGATTTCTTGGCAAAGGTCACTATGGCTTGAACTATCCAATCATTCTCCCCCACATAGAACTTGCCCAAAAGCTTACTTCGATTCGTAGACATCATGTGCTGAATTTCCACCTGTAAGGTTTCCATTGCCAACTTAGCTTTTTTTCTCATAAAATAGTCTAATGGTTATATCTAAAAATAAAACTCTTTTTCTCTCGCTAAATAACCATAGACTATAGTCTAATAACAACCAATATCTTACCAAAGATCGATGCTATTTTACCACATAACCCCGCAAAATTATTTCATTTCCTCCTTCAATTAATGGCTAAACTCAAACCATTCAAGATTCAGTAACTCCTTTGGTTTGGCTTCATCTTCTTTCCCACGAACCACAAGATAAATTGCATGAGTACCTGTTATGTTCGCTACAGCAGTGGTATGGATTGCATATTGTGTCTCCCCCTGCTGCGATGCAATAACTACTGTTCCCAATAACTTACCGTTGATACCATCAATGCGAATTTCAATTTTCGCATCTTGTGTATTTCCCCAGGTTTTACAGGTAAATTGCTTCAGGTCCTTGCGGGTAAAATCAAAATATCTCCAAACAGCAAAATCACCATCATGGAAACCTTTTAAAAATTCTACTGGAATGTCATTAGCTGGACGACGGACATGAACAGCTACATTTCCCTGCATCAAACAGGCCCTTGCTGCGTCCATCCGGCTAGTAGGATCAATAAGCCCACCGGCCCCTTGTGTCGTCATTTCAACTTCCGCAATCGTGCCATCTTTTGCAAAGAAAATCGGCTCCAAACATGCTTTGCGCATGGTCTGACTTCCATGTGTTGGACGATGGTAAAAGACATACCACTGTCCATTAATTTCTTCTATACAACCGTGATTATTAACGAGGTTCCTACCACTGCCCCAATTATCAATAATGACCCCTCTATAGGTATAAGGTCCAAGCGGAGAAGTTGAGGTAGCATAACTTAATGTAGCGCAGTTGCTCTCACCATGCCTCGCATGGCTTGCAAAAACATAATAATAAATCCCATTGCGTTTTCTTACTGAACTTCCTTCGTTAAATTTATGTGTTTCGTAAGTCAATAAACTATCCTTTGCCGTACCTACAATCTCTTTCATATCTTTCCCTAGCTTCGCTCCTTTCGCATAACCCTGTCCCCAAAAGATATAAGCCTGACCATCATCATCAACAAAAACAGAAGGATCAATTCCCCGCATATCTTTCATGATCTGGCCATCTTTAAAAGGTCCGTAAGGACTATCCGAAACCGCAACTCCCTCATCCTCTCCTCCGCCGGCAAGACAATAGTACAAATAGTATTTCCCATCATGTTCTATACAATCTGGTGCATACAAAATTTGATTGGTATAGTTAGCTTGTTTTCCTATCCCCACTGTAGCAAATGAAGTCTGTTCGTTATTCCATTCCACCAGATTGTCGGTAGAAAGGACATTGTAAGCTGTCGAACAATAGGCATTCCCAAGATCATCCTTTGAACCGTATAAATAGATTTTACCATTGGGCATCTTTCGGACTTCCGGATCGGCAATATATACTCCCGGTGGTGCAATCGGATTCAACATTCTTTTTGTCGTTTGAATCGTCCTAGACCTAGGTACACTTGATATGCTATTGCAGCTCGTGAAACCATAGGAAATTATTCCGATCAGAATACCAGCAGTCCATCTACGGTAGTTCCTCGTCCTCCAAATCATTTCCCGTTTCCTTTCACCATCCAATATTCACTTCTGATTTCCTGTGCTGATAGCTTTTTATTATATATTTTAAGTTCATCGAGCACGGCATGTTTCAGTTTGATCTCTGCCAATGGAAATACTAAGGTCTGTATTTTCCTGAATTTTACCTCTTTGTCGTTTTTATCCTTATAAGGCTTGACCACATCAAAGGGTTTCATATCTTTAACCAGTTCGCCATTGCAATAAAATTGTGTACCTACCCCATCGGCAATTACCGTAACAAAGGACCATTCGTCTACCGGCAGCTTACAGTCGAAATCATAATGATATCCATCTCGATCAAATCCCAAGCCCTGTTCATTGGCTGATATTGTCGCGTTCTTAGACACAAAAAGATTTCCCTTTAATTCCTTTTCTGGCTTGATCCAAAACGAGACAGTATATTGCTCACCGATCTCATCAATCGGCATTTTAAGTACGCTCGTCTCGCTGTTAAAATGCAATCCTTTACCTGTTACACCTGCGACATAATCAACATGTGTACCTTCTGCTTTTTTCCATTCATTATTGACTTTATTGTTGGACTGGGACTCAAAATCAAAGTAACCAAATAATGGTAATGCTGTTTTATAATACCCTCTTAGATTTAGTCCCGGTGCCTCCCGTACATCCTGACGTTTCTGGTTAAAGGTGTAAAGGCTAAGGTGCTGGTCTTCTGCCGTCCACATTTTCTCGGCAAGAACCTGAATCCCCGGAAACACGCGATTGTGTACATCTTTTTGTGACACCCCATTTCCGACTACATCATTCCATACCGCAAAACTTCCGCCTCGGAGGATGGGATCACCTTTTTCAAAAGTGACTTTCCCTATATTTCTTGGGCTCCAATTATTATATAGGTAATCGGTATTTAAATAGTCATAATAGTAACCTGCGGCAGGTACAATGTACAGATAACCATCTGGTGTACTAATCTGAGCATAGCCTAACTTTTTCATTTCTAAAGGATCCGCGTAACCATTATACCACATATTTAAGGTAACATCTTTCACGCGTACAGGTGTTTTCCCCTGCGCATGAGTTAACGAGCCCCAAGCACGTACTTTTTTCCCATTGTCCTGAACAGTCTTAAACACAAAATCGGTAAACTTACGAAAGGGTTCGGCTTCCTTTTTATCGTACTCATCTGTCCCAACATGCACTTCCTCTCCAATAAAAACAGGCTGAGCTCCTTGTGTATATTCGTCGAAAATATTTTTAACAACTTCGTAAGTTTTTGGATTGTCTAAATCTAAATGATCCATACCAAACTTCTTACTTCCAACTTCGGGAATAGCATGTGAGATCGCCAAAGAATGTGCTGGCACATCAATCTCAGGGATAATCGTAACACCGTAACGTAATGCTTTCTTTTGGAGGTTTATAAATTCCGCTTTGGTATAATGTCCATCCTTGGAAGTAAGGTTGGGATAGCGCTCATTTTCTAAACGAAAGGCCGCGTAGGTACTGTCCCAATCGAAGTTAAAGAACTTATGAAAACCATTATCTGTCAGATGAATATGGAAATCTGATAATTTATAATAGGAAAGAATCTCCACATAGTCATTCAAGAAATCTATGGTAAAAAACTTTCTGGCCACATCGATAACAAATCCCCGAACCTCATAGGTTGGATAATCCCTAGAATCACCTTTTGGAATGCGTAAAGCTGTTCGGTCGCGGTCCAACAACTGGAGTAACGTTCTCGTTGCAAATACCTTTCCTTTATAATGCTTCGCCTTGATTGTAAAGACATCATCAATATGAAGTGCATAACCTTCTTCACCCAATTCCTCAGCTCCAGAAGCCGCAATAAAAATATCCCCTTTTTTGGGTGTTCCTGTCTTAACGATCAACTGAAGCCCAAACATCTTACGAATATCATCTTGAAGCAATTCGGCTACCTGTCTAGCATCCTTATCTTTATCCGATACAATGATCGCTGTCGCTTTATTTAAAGTATAA
The Sphingobacterium multivorum genome window above contains:
- a CDS encoding SusC/RagA family TonB-linked outer membrane protein, whose product is MMNCCFSQKRPGNRLSIPNVNVFKPLLMIIFSTALTTHAKPALRSALSIDPYLKPTKEITLINKLLAKDRIITGTVRDSLGNVIQGVSVSCKEVPGRSAMTDKDGRFSLALPKEAATLVFVYVGMKREEKSIGDQSIVDIVLFPESKNIDEVLVVAFGKQKKTELVGAVTSIKPSELKIPSSNLTTALAGRLAGVIAYQRSGEPGADNADFFVRGVTTFGYKVSPLILIDNVEATSTDLARLQVDDIASFSIMKDATSTALYGARGANGVILITTKEGKEGKVNLSFRAENSMSQATRNIELADPITYMKLANEASYARNPLGGYIYQKSKIDNTERGTDPIAYPMTNWQDMLLKDYTMNQRYNLNVSGGGKVARYYVAGALAQDHGIMKVDPMNNFNSNANLKTYSLRTNVNINLTPTTEMIARLSGTFDDYRGPIDGGTDIFKKIIRSNPVLFPARYEPTEDTKYVKHIMFGNYGDAEYNNPYADLQKGYKDYSRSNMSAQIQLSQDFSFLLKGLSARGMFNTQRYSYFDVKRLYNPYFYTLMNYDRATKSYTLRGINELGNTLKGVPAGTEYLNYQNGEKEVSTNFYSELSVNYKQVFNKVHSVSGMLIGLAKSSQVGGATDLQSSLPFRNLGLSGRFTYVYDERYAAEFNFGYNGSERFHTSHRFGFFPSAGLAYTVSNEKFWSPLKNILPLFKLRATYGLVGNDQIGSPTDRFFYLSNVDMNNGNNGAIFGTLNGYSLSGVDVKRYANQDITWETSQKTNFGLEAKLFGKLGIQADLFSEHRTNILMDRTSIPTTMGLSAGVRANVGEASAKGLDASFDYSQNFGTDLWIKGMANFTYATSKFKVYEEPQYQERNKLHVGYSLSQTWGYIAERLFIDEMDVANSPKQNFGPYGAGDIKYRDVNKDGQITSLDEVPIGFPTSPEIVYGFGISAGYKHFDISCFFQGLTRESFWIDPAATSPFVDNQTALLQAYANNHWSEENRDIYALWPKLSTNVNVNNTQKSTWFMRDGAFLRLKSVELGYTLPNSFTQKAHLSNVRFYLNGSNLFLWSKFKEWDVEMGGNGLGYPVQRVINLGVNLSIN
- a CDS encoding right-handed parallel beta-helix repeat-containing protein, giving the protein MKKIILVTISILFIPVVLLANETVWLSPKGSDTSDGTKAAPYYSLNKAIKGRLESRSENDTLFVNVLAGNYYMDRPFEIEQPSRRPIVIRGYDAENKPRFIGGIAIKGWQKYDDKLYRIRIPEVVHYGLTIEQLFVNGKRAILARTPNVDWYTVKNAVETNFVSGVRFANYAVQRIDFKREDWNEIRQLKHAGFADLKFRFYHKWDVTIKKPEYTSPDSAFIYMGGKGMHPWNPIQAGSRYVMYDYRAALDAPGEWYLDRNTGYLYYMPLAGENMDTAETLIPTLEQLVVFKGNENDAIKHITFENISFQATKYQIPPMGEDPMQAAALTKAALSFDFSENISLINCEVLHTGAYAIWLGRECHYNRVEHCYLADLGAGGIKIGVPFFRPGNQKVSSFNLIHNNIIMQAGRELPCGIGVAIFHSSDNQITHNEIADLYYSGVSVGWTWGYNDDPNSWTHHVNEKGEPEFHKTKLISPAVRNVVSYNHIHHIGWGELSDMGAVYTLGESKGTKITHNVIHDVLSYDYGGWGLYTDEGSTGVEMSNNLVYRCKSGGFHQHYGRENKIENNIFAFGHYYQAQYTRAEPHQSFSFKHNIILQDSGETLAGAWEKGSLAIDSNLYWHLNGVPQFVGKYTLQDWKKLKEPHSICADPLFKNPLSDDFSFSSKKAIRKIAFKPFDYTKAGIYGDSAWLMKGRLSDETLDEFKKRVALRSNK
- a CDS encoding glycosyltransferase family 2 protein — protein: MRKKAKLAMETLQVEIQHMMSTNRSKLLGKFYVGENDWIVQAIVTFAKKSYYDTISDDHVCMELKREQSDCSKIASEKLQCIEPEHHEGIDHENYTSANVNASNFMIWHRYPSKGSIPFWGKTVSAINDPASSNTINYSYPGCKFSIEGMIKQTICLLENLRTTRSTIEILNETASRPLVSIVLPCFNAERFLPDCLESIFSQTYPDFELIAIDDGSSDATKAILKKQTDQRLIIVSNTSNRGITKSLNSGIELSKGKYIARMDADDIMHPDRLKKQVSFFESTSGEHVAAVGSDHYIIDQNGKLVGLKQYSCMSDEIEFISLFGNPVAHSSVMFRSEVIKNTKYRDNYPLNEDYALSVKLLKTEDFVNIPESLMYCRAHKSNFSLKNSKVRKESVANLLSDELESLSVELNTDELKQLLAIGFGMGNIYFNDREKLSSLELLIAHIVKTKQDTKINRTYSKKFSNAIRTYVKENLCGLYR
- a CDS encoding family 43 glycosylhydrolase; the protein is MLNPIAPPGVYIADPEVRKMPNGKIYLYGSKDDLGNAYCSTAYNVLSTDNLVEWNNEQTSFATVGIGKQANYTNQILYAPDCIEHDGKYYLYYCLAGGGEDEGVAVSDSPYGPFKDGQIMKDMRGIDPSVFVDDDGQAYIFWGQGYAKGAKLGKDMKEIVGTAKDSLLTYETHKFNEGSSVRKRNGIYYYVFASHARHGESNCATLSYATSTSPLGPYTYRGVIIDNWGSGRNLVNNHGCIEEINGQWYVFYHRPTHGSQTMRKACLEPIFFAKDGTIAEVEMTTQGAGGLIDPTSRMDAARACLMQGNVAVHVRRPANDIPVEFLKGFHDGDFAVWRYFDFTRKDLKQFTCKTWGNTQDAKIEIRIDGINGKLLGTVVIASQQGETQYAIHTTAVANITGTHAIYLVVRGKEDEAKPKELLNLEWFEFSH
- a CDS encoding family 20 glycosylhydrolase, with the translated sequence MNRDLIIKLKSGMLLSILFCVLSGYGQEQLDSATVAKLTPAFLHINGNKPTIGIPEIEGYKVNLIGSDNKVIIDLKGNISSPLVDKKVNLLFKVTRLSDAAYAEIPVKDIDVKGRYQGTGTGEVPFVIPSLREWHGQEGYYTLNKATAIIVSDKDKDARQVAELLQDDIRKMFGLQLIVKTGTPKKGDIFIAASGAEELGEEGYALHIDDVFTIKAKHYKGKVFATRTLLQLLDRDRTALRIPKGDSRDYPTYEVRGFVIDVARKFFTIDFLNDYVEILSYYKLSDFHIHLTDNGFHKFFNFDWDSTYAAFRLENERYPNLTSKDGHYTKAEFINLQKKALRYGVTIIPEIDVPAHSLAISHAIPEVGSKKFGMDHLDLDNPKTYEVVKNIFDEYTQGAQPVFIGEEVHVGTDEYDKKEAEPFRKFTDFVFKTVQDNGKKVRAWGSLTHAQGKTPVRVKDVTLNMWYNGYADPLEMKKLGYAQISTPDGYLYIVPAAGYYYDYLNTDYLYNNWSPRNIGKVTFEKGDPILRGGSFAVWNDVVGNGVSQKDVHNRVFPGIQVLAEKMWTAEDQHLSLYTFNQKRQDVREAPGLNLRGYYKTALPLFGYFDFESQSNNKVNNEWKKAEGTHVDYVAGVTGKGLHFNSETSVLKMPIDEIGEQYTVSFWIKPEKELKGNLFVSKNATISANEQGLGFDRDGYHYDFDCKLPVDEWSFVTVIADGVGTQFYCNGELVKDMKPFDVVKPYKDKNDKEVKFRKIQTLVFPLAEIKLKHAVLDELKIYNKKLSAQEIRSEYWMVKGNGK